The following are from one region of the Bacteroidales bacterium genome:
- a CDS encoding Hpt domain-containing protein, whose product MKEIPDFSYLNEVSGGDYTIMLEFIQIFKEQLPEFIQQLNEAIQNKNYKQVAAIAHKAKSTVSIFGMHRWATLLKQLQIDINQNHIPDNLSQIVIDFEKDSLETIEKALQYAEKNK is encoded by the coding sequence ATGAAAGAAATACCCGATTTTTCATATTTAAACGAAGTGAGTGGTGGCGATTATACCATTATGCTTGAATTTATTCAAATATTTAAAGAGCAACTTCCCGAATTTATACAACAACTTAACGAAGCTATTCAAAATAAAAATTATAAACAAGTAGCAGCTATTGCTCATAAGGCTAAATCTACTGTTTCAATATTTGGCATGCACAGATGGGCAACACTATTAAAACAACTACAGATCGATATCAATCAAAACCATATTCCAGATAACCTTTCACAAATTGTAATTGATTTTGAAAAAGATTCACTAGAAACCATTGAAAAGGCATTGCAATATGCAGAAAAAAATAAATAA
- a CDS encoding toxin-antitoxin system YwqK family antitoxin, translating into MFTASEKDLVYIKGIYYYKNTKKPFNGITKDYDSLGNIYSEYNYKNGKRFGKAQIWWSNGKLEFEGTYVNGLKEGLFKGWYPNGQIGTIRNYKGGLEHGEWKIWHENGNLKEKGQYEKGLKVGKWNWYYENGKLWIEINFCNGLENGTWTAWYPNGQKREVINYSKGKKNGLWQEWNEKGRLLSKGLYINDKENGNWYYFYPNGKLKTEMYYENGKLIFEQNYDTLGKPIKNYSTSLSSFTSSDTSSNKRLK; encoded by the coding sequence ATGTTTACAGCATCAGAAAAAGATTTAGTATATATAAAAGGTATTTATTACTATAAAAACACAAAAAAACCTTTTAACGGCATTACTAAAGATTACGATTCACTTGGAAATATTTATTCCGAATACAATTATAAAAATGGCAAACGATTTGGCAAAGCCCAAATTTGGTGGAGTAATGGTAAATTAGAATTTGAAGGAACATATGTAAATGGGCTTAAAGAAGGATTATTTAAAGGTTGGTATCCTAATGGACAAATAGGCACTATTCGAAATTACAAAGGAGGTCTTGAACATGGAGAGTGGAAAATATGGCACGAAAACGGGAACCTTAAAGAAAAAGGCCAATATGAAAAAGGTCTAAAAGTAGGTAAATGGAACTGGTACTACGAAAACGGGAAACTTTGGATAGAAATTAATTTTTGTAATGGATTAGAAAACGGAACATGGACAGCATGGTATCCCAATGGTCAAAAAAGAGAGGTTATTAATTATTCTAAAGGCAAAAAAAATGGACTTTGGCAAGAATGGAACGAAAAAGGTCGTTTATTATCTAAAGGTTTATACATTAACGATAAAGAAAATGGCAACTGGTACTATTTCTATCCAAATGGAAAGCTAAAAACTGAAATGTACTACGAAAATGGAAAATTAATATTTGAACAAAACTACGATACGCTGGGTA